In one Podarcis muralis chromosome 7, rPodMur119.hap1.1, whole genome shotgun sequence genomic region, the following are encoded:
- the DDI2 gene encoding protein DDI1 homolog 2 isoform X1 produces MLLTVFCLRRDRSELTFSLQVDADFELQNFRALCELESGIPAAESQIVYAEQPLTDNHRSLASYGLKDGDVVILQQVENAGVRPPAPFPGLPRIDFSSIAVPGTSSQPPQLPSLAPPAQQPSSQPGPSPPEFPSPPQGLDNPALLRDMLLANPHELSLLKERNPPLAEALLSGDLEKFTRVLVEQQQDRARREQERIRLFSADPFDLEAQAKIEEDIRQQNIEENMTIAMEEAPESFGQVVMLYINCKVNGHPVKAFVDSGAQMTIMSQACAERCNIMRLVDRRWAGIAKGVGTQKIIGRVHLAQVQIEGDFLPCSFSILEEQPMDMLLGLDMLKRHQCSIDLKKNVLVIGTTGSQTTFLPEGELPECARLAYGAGREDVRPEEIADQELAEAIQKSVDEAEHSDKETTSLEMPSLPTSDGTKPPVRFPEMGPKAGDLASQLLDRSVSAPSVFSHEGSQDETLSPKAAKSMDSLLECPTNLEGKEPLLSPPNHAASANSNASPAEKMGTGSRPHSQDREPFAHGSLQKPSAEDDPLGLAPAVEGEGGSHLLGICGWPKDLDGPFPSEQQEGKQTHKLQLDLQARETLGDEQPLGVQKVPDYQEPLCEMAVSPSPADREQSPDNVPMEGEVGFSAGEGRSSESLPPEHPAVGATQDPSDPQSSLGLAAVSSECAMMEVEWAKRVDSTPATDLMQPGNAFFESDTPATPPSGQLTDQAEDPHVSLSSALKELHQLLAVSCKGELSVPWHEDTSPSASAPEEQTAGGEIFKEEHGCAHLESQDVELPIPESAGIQVSVDLQGAHRLAVTSEREALVIQESSTLSTSLSLSSSAASAQLPHCECSESQPPHLVLGGETLEQGQRLSMGQDASLSSQSSFPEETGPPDTLNAGALGPLDEPTGPLLPLGFPDLVPPWPSVFPAADIDQIVGAGFTPQEAGEALEHAGGNADLALLILLAKNIVVPT; encoded by the exons ATTGTTTACGCAGAGCAGCCCCTGACTGACAACCACCGGTCGCTGGCTTCTTACGGCTTGAAAGACGGCGACGTGGTGATCCTGCAGCAAGTGGAGAATGCGGGGGTGCGGCCCCCAGCCCCATTTCCCG GTTTGCCCAGGATAGACTTCAGCAGCATCGCAGTTCCTGGGACTTCAAgccagcctccccagctgccctcACTGGCACCCCCAGCGCAGCAGCCCTCCTCGCAGCCCGGCCCGTCTCCTCCCGAGTTCCCCTCCCCACCGCAGGGCTTGGACAACCCGGCGCTGTTGAGAGACATGTTGCTGGCCAATCCCCACGAGCTTTCCCTGCTGAAGGAGCGCAACCCACCCCTAGCAGAGGCTCTTCTCAGTGGGGACCTGG AGAAGTTCACCCGGGTGCTTGTAGAGCAGCAGCAAGATCGAGCCCGCCGGGAGCAGGAGAGGATCCGCCTGTTCTCCGCCGACCCTTTTGATCTTGAGGCTCAGGCCAAGATCGAAGAGGACATTAG GCAGCAGAACATTGAGGAGAACATGACGATCGCCATGGAGGAGGCCCCGGAGAGCTTTGGCCAGGTGGTGATGCTCTACATCAACTGCAAAGTCAACGGCCACCCTGTGAAAGCCTTTGTGGACTCAG GGGCACAGATGACCATCATGAGCCAAGCATGCGCAGAGAGGTGCAACATCATGCGGCTGGTGGACCGGAGGTGGGCAGGCATTGCCAAAGGCGTGGGGACCCAGAAGATCATTGGCAGGGTCCACCTGG CTCAGGTCCAGATTGAAGGAGATTTCCTGCCTTGTTCGTTCTCTATCCTGGAGGAGCAGCCCATGGATATGCTCCTGGGACTGGACATGCTGAAGAGGCACCAG TGTTCCATAGACCTCAAAAAGAACGTGCTGGTGATTGGCACTACCGGCTCCCAGACGACCTTCCTGCCGGAGGGGGAGCTCCCCGAGTGCGCAAGGTTGGCCTACGGGGCGGGGCGAGAGGACGTGCGGCCCGAGGAGATCGCAGACCAGGAGCTGGCAGAAGCCATACAGAAGTCCGTCGACGAAGCAG AGCATAGTGACAAAGAAACTACCTCACTAGAAATGCCATCGCTACCAACTTCTGATGGGACGAAACCTCCAGTCCGTTTTCCAGAGATGGGTCCAAAGGCCGGCGACCTGGCAAGCCAATTGCTTGACCGTTCCGTCTCTGCGCCTTCTGTTTTCTCCCACGAGGGCAGCCAGGATGAGACTCTTAGCCCCAAGGCGGCCAAGTCCATGGACTCCCTTCTTGAATGCCCAACCAATTTGGAAGGCAAAGAGCCACTTCTGTCTCCACCAAATCATGCTGCTTCTGCCAATTCCAATGCTTCCCCGGCTGAAAAAATGGGAACGGGGTCCCGTCCTCATTCACAGGACCGAGAGCCATTTGCTCATGGCAGCCTGCAGAAGCCCAGTGCTGAAGACGATCCCCTTGGTCTGGCGCCTGCTGttgaaggagagggaggaagccaCTTGCTGGGCATTTGTGGGTGGCCAAAGGATCTGGACGGACCCTTCCCTTCAGAGCAGCAGGAAGGGAAACAAACACATAAGCTTCAATTAGACCTCCAGGCACGTGAAACCCTTGGAGATGAGCAGCCTCTGGGTGTGCAGAAGGTACCAGATTACCAGGAGCCTCTCTGCGAGATGGCtgtttccccatcccctgctGATAGAGAGCAGAGCCCTGACAACGTCCCCATGGAAGGGGAGGTGGGGTTTTCTGCAGGGGAGGGAAGGAGCTCAGAGAGTCTGCCGCCCGAGCACCCTGCAGTGGGAGCCACCCAGGACCCTTCAGATCCACAGAGCTCCCTTGGGCTGGCTGCTGTGAGCTCAGAATGTGCCATGATGGAGGTGGAATGGGCCAAGCGAGTTGACTCCACTCCCGCCACTGATTTGATGCAGCCAGGAAATGCATTTTTTGAATCTGATACACCCGCCACCCCTCCCAGTGGCCAACTGACCGATCAGGCGGAAGACCCGCacgtctctctctcctctgccttAAAGGAGCTTCACCAACTTCTTGCTGTCAGTTGCAAAGGGGAGTTAAGCGTTCCTTGGCATGAAGACACCAGCCCGTCCGCGTCTGCCCCTGAAGAGCAAACGGCAGGTGGGGAGATCTTTAAAGAGGAACACGGATGTGCACACCTTGAGAGCCAGGATGTGGAACTCCCCATCCCTGAAAGTGCAGGGATACAAGTGTCCGTTGACCTCCAGGGGGCCCACAGGTTGGCTGTGACGTCGGAACGGGAGGCTCTGGTCATCCAAGAATCTTCTACTTTGAGCACTTCCCTCTCCCTGAGCTCATCGGCAGCTTCTGCTCAGCTTCCGCACTGTGAATGTTCTGAAAGCCAGCCTCCTCATTTAGTTCTGGGTGGTGAAACTTTGGAGCAGGGCCAGCGTCTCAGCATGGGTCAAGATGCATCTCTGAGCTCTCAGAGTTCTTTCCCGGAAGAAACTGGACCACCAGACACCTTAAATGCAGGTGCTTTGGGGCCACTCGATGAGCCAACTGGCCCCTTGCTGCCTCTGGGTTTCCCAGATCTCGTCCCCCCCTGGCCCTCTGTTTTCCCTGCTGCAGACATTGATCAGATTGTGGGGGCCGGCTTTACACCCCAGGAAGCTGGTGAGGCTTTGGAGCATGCCGGCGGAAACGCAGACCTTGCCCTCCTCATTTTGCTAGCCAAGAATATAGTCGTTCCTACGTAA